A single genomic interval of Bradysia coprophila strain Holo2 chromosome X unlocalized genomic scaffold, BU_Bcop_v1 contig_79, whole genome shotgun sequence harbors:
- the LOC119070388 gene encoding lactase-phlorizin hydrolase-like yields MWLKLLLSVLCFASLAHSQEGDDFLYGNFPDDFMWGFATAAYQIEGGWDADDKGRNSWDFYSHQNNGANIDDGKNGDIACDSYHKYSEDVKLLKEIGAKSYRFSLSWSRIIPTGKIANGISFAGLDYYNKLIDALLAEGIVPFVTLFHWDTPMGIQDDGGWLHDDIVDHFADYAKVAFSAFGDRVKFWMSFNEPQIFCNAKWNYGASRDTNPFEEPPVKPYICSHNVVKAHAKAWRIYDEMFRSLQNGQMGIALNCDWYEPKDRSDPEHIAAMERALHFKFGWWAHPLTSGKYPPVMRELVDAKSNVNESRLPIFDEEWTEIINGTVDFLGLNHYGTQYVLPSDGSNGGTNGDANIRTEGDPAWNKSGIGWNVVPYGFRNILTWIHEEYKLPIYVTENGYGDLESVGLDDPGRQNYYRGYINEMLKSIKFDHADVRGYTAWTLLDNFEWEKGYTVRFGVHYVDFNNPDRPRTPKGSAKQLAKIFADNGFRKEDNEFLYGRFPDGFVWGLATSAYQIEGGWDAGDKGENSWDFWTHQNDGANIADSKNGDIACDSYHKYLEDVKLLKDMGANFYRFSLSWSRLIPTGKIANGVSFAGLDYYNKLIDALLAEGISPFITLYHWDTPMGIQNDGGWLHDDIVDHFADYARVAFAAFGDRVKLWLTFNEPYLFCLNNWNYGETSPFQEPPVKPYICSHNVIKAHAKAWRIYDEEFRATQNGQMGITLLCNWPEPKDRSDPEHIAAMERALHFKFGWWAHPLTTGEYPPIMRELIDAKSNGSESRLPTFDAEWTEIINGTLDFIGLNTYNSYYVLPSDNNRWVDGDANIRTENDPAWNRSGVGWPVVPYGFRNILTWIHEEYRLPIYVTENGYGSLESEGLDDVDRQNYYRAYINEMLKSIVHDKADVRGYTAWSLMDNFEWMVGYTARFGVNYVDFNDPERPRTPKGSAILLKQLFADHGFYEPIQSTSSPETTEIASTTSTTERTTTISSSAINIRNSFYGISLWWCLTCLMWYLK; encoded by the exons ATGTGgctgaaattgttgttgtCGGTACTGTGTTTTGCAAGCTTGGCGCATAGTCAAGAAGGTGATGATTTTCTTTACGGAAATTTTCCAGATGATTTTATGTGGGGATTCG CAACTGCTGCATACCAAATTGAAGGTGGATGGGATGCAGATG ATAAAGGACGAAACTCTTGGGATTTTTATTCTCATCAAAATAACGGAGCAAATATTGATGACGGGAAAAATGGGGATATCGCCTGCGATTCATACCACAAGTACTCCGAAGACGTTAAGCTACTAAAAGAGATAGGA GCTAAGTCATACCGCTTCTCATTATCCTGGTCTCGAATTATTCCCACGGGGAAAATAGCAAACGGAATTAGTTTTGCTGGGCTCGATTACTACAACAAATTAATCGACGCCCTGTTGGCGGAAGGTATCGTTCCGTTTGTCACTCTGTTTCACTGGGATACACCCATGGGCATTCAAGACGATGGTGGTTGGTTGCATGACGATATAGTGGATCATTTTGCCGATTATGCCAAAGTCGCTTTCTCCGCGTTCGGAGATCGAGTAAAATTTTGGATGTCGTTTAACGAGCCGCAGATTTTTTGTAATGCCAAATGGAACTATGGGGCTAGTCGTGACACTAACCCCTTCGAAGAACCGCCAGTTAAGCCGTATATCTGCAGTCACAATGTAGTTAAGGCGCACGCAAAGGCTTGGAGAATCTATGACGAAATGTTTCGGTCATTACAAAATGGACAAATGGGAATAGCTTTGAATTGTGACTGGTATGAGCCAAAAGATAGAAGTGATCCAGAACACATCGCTGCAATGGAAAGGGCATTGCACTTTAAA TTTGGATGGTGGGCTCATCCATTGACTTCCGGAAAATATCCCCCAGTTATGAGAGAACTCGTTGACGCTAAAAGTAACGTAAACGAATCTAGGCTACCAATTTTTGATGAGGAATGGACAGAAATTATAAATG GAACTGTGGATTTTCTGGGATTAAATCACTATGGAACACAATATGTATTGCCTTCAGATGGTAGTAATGGTGGTACAAATGGTGATGCAAACATTAGAACAGAAGGCGATCCAGCTTGGaataa GTCTGGAATCGGTTGGAATGTGGTTCCTTACGGtttcagaaatattttaacgTGGATTCATGAGGAATACAAACTTCCGATTTATGTCACTGAAAACGGTTACGGAGATTTAGAATCGGTGGGACTCGATGATCCTGGTCGACAAAACTACTACAGAGGTTATATCAACGAAATGCTAAAATCGATTAAGTTTGATCACGCCGATGTTAGAGGGTACACAGCGTGGACACTTCTTGACAATTTTGAGTGGGAAAAAGGCTACAC CGTACGATTCGGTGTTCATTATGTCGATTTTAACAACCCAGATAGGCCGCGAACTCCCAAAGGATCGGCGAAACaattagcgaaaatatttgcgGATAATGGATTCCGTAAAGAAGATAACGAATTTCTTTATGGTCGATTCCCCGATGGATTTGTTTGGGGCTTAG CAACGTCTGCATACCAAATTGAAGGAGGATGGGATGCCGGGG ATAAGGGTGAGAATAGTTGGGATTTCTGGACCCATCAAAATGATGGAGCAAACATTGCGGATTCAAAAAATGGTGACATTGCTTGTGACTCATACCATAAATACCTCGAAGACGTTAAATTACTAAAAGACATGGGC GCGAATTTCTACCGTTTTTCATTATCCTGGTCACGCCTCATTCCCACTGGCAAAATAGCAAACGGCGTTAGTTTTGCAGGTCTAGATTACTACAACAAATTAATCGACGCCTTATTGGCAGAAGGAATTTCTCCATTTATAACACTGTATCACTGGGACACACCAATGGGTATTCAGAACGATGGGGGTTGGCTACACGATGATATAGTGGATCATTTTGCCGATTATGCCAGAGTCGCTTTCGCCGCGTTCGGAGATCGAGTGAAACTGTGGCTTACGTTTAACGAACCATACCTATTCTGTTTGAATAACTGGAACTATGGAGAAACATCTCCATTCCAAGAACCGCCAGTTAAACCGTACATCTGCAGTCACAATGTAATTAAGGCACACGCGAAGGCTTGGAGAATTTACGACGAAGAATTCAGAGCAACGCAAAATGGTCAAATGGGAATAACGTTGCTTTGCAATTGGCCCGAGCCGAAAGATAGAAGTGATCCCGAACACATCGCTGCAATGGAAAGGGCATTGCACTTCAAG TTTGGATGGTGGGCTCATCCATTGACAACAGGAGAATATCCACCAATAATGAGGGAGTTGATTGATGCTAAAAGTAACGGAAGTGAATCGAGATTACCGACTTTTGATGCCGAATGGACGGAAATTATTAACG GAACTCTTGATTTCATCGGGTTGAATACTTATAACTCTTATTACGTCCTACCTTCTGATAACAACCGTTGGGTCGATGGTGATGCAAATATTCGTACCGAAAATGATCCAGCGTGGAACAG ATCCGGAGTCGGCTGGCCGGTCGTACCTTACGGCTTCCGAAATATTCTAACGTGGATCCATGAAGAATACAGACTTCCTATTTATGTCACGGAAAACGGTTACGGATCGCTTGAATCGGAAGGACTCGACGATGTTGACAGACAAAACTATTACAGAGCCTACATCAATGAAATGCTTAAGTCGATTGTACATGACAAGGCTGATGTAAGAGGTTATACGGCTTGGAGCTTAATGGACAATTTCGAGTGGATGGTGGGATACAC GGCAAGATTTGGTGTGAACTACGTTGATTTTAATGATCCAGAACGACCGAGAACGCCAAAAGGATCGGCCATTCTACTGAAACAATTATTTGCAGATCATGGCTTTTACGAACCGATTCAAAGTACAAGCAGCCCTGAAACAACTGAAATTGCTTCAACCACATCTACCACTGAAAGAACGACAACAATCTCATCATCTGCAATAAACATTCGAAATAGTTTTTACGGAATTTCGTTGTGGTGGTGCTTGACATGTTTGATGTggtatttgaaataa